From Aedes albopictus strain Foshan chromosome 1, AalbF5, whole genome shotgun sequence, one genomic window encodes:
- the LOC134288308 gene encoding cathepsin B-like, with protein sequence MIHIILSTLVLTAAVHGKILLNSTTSSFAWLLDIPGIPLEKLKETRLHPAINILPQDVLLPKSFDARERWPECPSLQDIRTQGCCGSCAYVSGASAMTDRWCIHSKGEKQFVFGAFDLLSCCYECGGGCSGGGFPGPIWSYWVKQGVSSGGPYGSKQGCHPYPMPPHCPTTGEHPDEPNCNSKCNAGYNVTECLRDRRFGRVAYSVPADEQKIMEEIFINGPVQAVIQQYADLVPHSGGVYRHKTGRLNGGHAIKLIGWGVEEGTKYWLVANTWGKVWGDCGFFKIVRGENHCGIEENVHAGLPSYVEF encoded by the coding sequence ATGATTCACATCATCCTATCAACATTAGTGCTCACTGCAGCCGTTCACGGTAAAATCCTTCTCAACAGCACAACGTCCTCGTTTGCGTGGCTTCTTGATAtcccaggaatacctctggaaaaACTGAAAGAAACTCGCCTTCATCCGGCCATCAACATTTTGCCCCAGGATGTGTTGCTTCCCAAATCGTTTGACGCCCGGGAAAGGTGGCCCGAGTGCCCCAGTCTGCAGGACATCCGCACCCAGGGCTGTTGTGGATCGTGCGCGTACGTTTCGGGAGCTTCGGCCATGACCGACCGGTGGTGCATCCACTCCAAGGGCGAGAAACAGTTCGTGTTCGGCGCGTTCGATTTGCTGTCCTGCTGTTACGAATGCGGTGGTGGATGCAGTGGCGGAGGCTTTCCCGGGCCGATTTGGTCCTATTGGGTGAAGCAGGGCGTTTCCAGCGGAGGACCGTACGGCTCCAAACAAGGATGTCATCCGTACCCGATGCCGCCGCATTGTCCGACCACGGGAGAACATCCGGATGAACCGAACTGCAACAGTAAGTGCAACGCGGGTTACAACGTGACTGAATGCTTGCGGGATAGAAGGTTTGGCCGGGTGGCGTATTCGGTTCCTGCCGACGAGCAGAAGATTATGGAGGAGATTTTCATCAACGGACCGGTACAGGCGGTGATCCAGCAGTATGCTGATCTGGTACCCCATTCGGGTGGAGTTTATCGGCACAAAACTGGACGCCTGAATGGAGGACATGCGATTAAGTTGATCGGATGGGGCGTTGAAGAGGGAACCAAGTATTGGCTGGTGGCCAATACGTGGGGAAAGGTTTGGGGTGACTGTGGGTTCTTCAAGATTGTGAGGGGTGAAAACCATTGTGGCATCGAGGAAAATGTTCACGCTGGATTGCCCAGCTATGTGGAATTTTAA